In Monodelphis domestica isolate mMonDom1 chromosome 4, mMonDom1.pri, whole genome shotgun sequence, one DNA window encodes the following:
- the LOC107649074 gene encoding olfactory receptor 2D2-like, whose protein sequence is MGHGNGTALAEFLLLGLSTGPALQPLLFAAVLASYLATVLGNVLLVSLILLDGRLHRPMYRLLAHLALLDVSYVSSTVPQALAHMLVQRRALPFARCGAQLYVALSLGSTEAILLASMAVDRCLAVCRPLHYAAIMTPGVCGALAGGAWALGFLLSMPNAAAALRLPYCAGRPPIDHFFCELPAVLRVACADTAPNRALVYAMGVPILLGPFGCILASYGLILATALRLPSARGRRKALSTCGAHLAVVGLFYGTVMAMYLRPRGPTPAGRHKLTAVFYIVVTPLLNPLIYSLRNKDVHRAARYAVARLKGTRAQVTEP, encoded by the coding sequence ATGGGCCACGGGAACGGGACGGCTCTCGCTGAATTCCTCCTCCTGGGCCTCTCCACTGGGCCGGCCCTGCAGCCCCTCCTCTTTGCCGCCGTGCTGGCCTCCTACCTGGCCACCGTCCTGGGCAACGTGCTCCTGGTGTCCCTGATCCTCCTGGACGGCCGGCTGCACCGGCCCATGTATCGCCTGCTCGCCCACTTGGCTCTGCTGGATGTGTCCTACGTGAGCAGCACCGTGCCCCAGGCCTTGGCACACATGCTGGTCCAGAGGCGGGCCCTCCCCTTCGCCCGCTGCGGGGCCCAGCTCTATGTGGCCCTGTCTCTGGGCAGCACCGAGGCCATCCTCCTGGCCTCCATGGCTGTGGACCGCTGCCTGGCCGTGTGCCGGCCCCTTCACTACGCCGCCATCATGACGCCGGGGGTGTGCGGGGCTCTGGCGGGTGGCGCCTGGGCCCTGGGCTTCCTGCTGTCCATGCCCAACGCCGCTGCCGCCCTGCGCCTTCCCTACTGTGCCGGGCGCCCTCCCATCGACCATTTCTTCTGTGAACTGCCGGCAGTTCTGAGGGTGGCCTGTGCCGACACGGCCCCCAACCGGGCCCTGGTCTATGCCATGGGCGTCCCCATCCTGCTGGGGCCCTTCGGCTGCATCCTGGCTTCCTACGGCCTCATCCTGGCCACAGCCCTGCGCCTGCCCTCCGCCCGGGGCCGCCGCAAGGCCCTCTCCACCTGCGGGGCCCATCTGGCGGTGGTCGGCCTCTTTTACGGAACCGTCATGGCCATGTACCTGAGGCCCCGGGGGCCCACCCCGGCCGGGCGCCACAAGCTCACGGCCGTCTTCTACATCGTGGTCACCCCACTGCTGAACCCCCTCATCTACAGTCTGCGGAACAAGGATGTGCACCGCGCCGCGAGGTACGCCGTGGCCCGCCTCAAGGGGACGAGGGCCCAAGTCACAGAACCGTAG